GGGCGTCCTGCTCGACTTCGGCGAGGCGATCCGCCGGCCCCACCAGCGGGTCCACTGGGCCGGCGCCGAGACCGCGACGGTGTGGAACGGCTACATGGACGGGGCCCTGCGCTCGGGCTCCCGCGCTGCTGCCGAGGCGCTGGGCGACCTCGCGTAGCATCACGTCCGTGCCCCGGGTGCTCGCGTGCCTGCTCGTCGTCGTCGCGTCGGTCGTCGCGGGCTGCGGCGCGGGCGGGACCGACGCGCTGCGCGCGTGGGAGGTCGAGCCGCCCTACCTGCCCCCGCGCGACCCGTCGTCGATCGTGGCCGAGGACGCCGCGCGGCGCGACGCCGCGCAGGCCGAGCGCCAGGCCGACGCGGCGCGCGTCGGCGCCGGCGACCGCCAGGACCGCGCGCAGGACGACGCGGTCGCCGAGGACCGCGTCGCGGAGGGCGCGCCGACCGACGCCGAGGTCCAGGCCGCGCTGCGCCAGGCCTACGGCGGCGAGGGCGCGACGGACGTCGACCGCGCGAGCGTCGACGCCAGCGGCAGGGCGATCGTGCCGCCGACCGCGCCGCGCCGGCTCGTCGCGCTGATGCGCGGGGCCAACGAGGTCGCCCGCAAGCCCTACGTCTACGGCGGCGGGCACGGGCGCAACCCCGACGAGATCTGGCAGGACTCGGCCTACGACTGCTCGGGCTCGATCTCCTACGCCCTGGCGACCGCCGGCTACATCGAGGGCCCGATGACCTCCGGCTCGCTGGCGGACTGGGGCAAGCCGGGGCCCGGCAAGTGGGTGACGATCTACGCCAACGCCGAGCACGCCTTCATGGTCGTCGCCGGCCTGCGCTTCGACACCTCGGGCCGCGCCGACGCGGGCACGCGCTGGCAGGCGAGCACCCGCAGCGTGGCGGGCTTCACCGTGCGCCACCCGCCCGGGCTCTAGGCCGCGGGCGGCGGGCCGTCGTCCTCGGGCGCCTCGTCCTGCTCGGGGTCGACCTCGACCGGCGCCTGCGAGACGGCGCGCACCGGGGGCAGGCGCTTGCGCGCGGCGTCCAGGCGCGCGCGGACCGGCCCGGCGGTGCGCCCGACGACGGTCCGCTCGGCGGCGCCCATCGCCGGCCAGCGCTCGCGCAGCGCGGTCAGCTCCGCGTCGGCGGCGTCGAGCGCGTCCTCGGCGCTCTGGCGCTCGCCGGCGTCGAGGGCCTCCTCGGCGGCGGTCACGTGCAGGCCGGCGTCGGCGACACGCTTGAGCAGGTCGTCCATCGGCGCCGGAGACTAGGCGTCGCCGCTGACGGGATGCGGACGACGGCGCTCTACCATCCCTCGTCGCCGTGCCGTCCTCCGTCCCTCCAGGGCTGTCCGCCCCTGCCCGCGACCGCGGGCCGCTGTGGCTGCTGCTCGGCGGCGGGTCGACGGCCGCGGTCCTCGTCGTGCTGGCGCTGCTCGCGACCGGTGGCGGCGCCACGGAGGATGCGCCCGCCCGTCCCGCGACCCCGCCGGTGGCGGCCGCCCCGGCCGCCGCCGCGCAGCCGCCCGCCCAGCCGTCGCCCGCACCCGTCCCCTCGCCCCAGGCCTCGCCGGTGGCCGCCGTGCGCGCCGCGCCCGCCCCGACCGCCGTGCGGGTGTCGCTCGACGAGCGCCGCTTCGCCGCCAACGACCGCGAGCACGTGCGCGCCGGCTGGGTCGCCGCCTTCTACCCGATCTACGAGCGCGCCTCGAAGGCCTACGGGGTCAACTGGCTGCTGCTCGCCTCGATCCACAAGCAGGAGACCGCGTTCTCCACGCACCCGACGACGTACCGCGGGCTGAACTTCGCGCGCTGCTGCGCGGGGCCGATGCAGTTCAACGTCACCAACGGCCCGGTCAGCACCTGGGAGCGCTACCGCCACGCCCACCGCGCGGCGGCACGGCCCGCCTCCTACAACCACCGGACCGCCGAGCACCCGTCGCCGTACGACGACTTCGACGCGATCATGGCCGCCGCCGCGCTCTTGCGCGACTCGGGCGCCGGGGCGCAGCTCGACGCGAGCGCGTGGCGCGCCGCCTACGACTACTACGGCCACGACCTCACCGGCGTGGACTACGCGTCGCAGGTGCTCGCGCGCGCGATCTCGTGGGGCCGCTCGCGCTTCTGCGTGAACTGCGAGCTCGACGGCGGCGTGCTGGCCGCGGTCGACGGCTCGTGGGGCGCGCCGGTGCGCGCCGAGGTCCAGGCCGCCGAGGAGGCCGCCGCGAAGCAGCGCGCCAAGCGGGCGCGGACGGCGAGCGTCCGGTGAGCGACGCGGCGTCCCAGCCGGCCGAGCCCGACACCGGCCCGCGCCCCGAGGGCGCCGTCGCGCTCGCCGAGGCGCTCGGCGGCCGCCTGGGCATCCTCGAGTCCTCGCTGCCGGCGGGCGCGTTCGCCATCGCCTACGCGATCTCGGGCTCGGACCTCGAGCTCTCGGCGCTCATCGCCGTGGCGGTGGGGGCCTGCCTGACGATCGCCCGGCTCCTGCGGCGCGAGACCCTGCAGTTCGCCCTGGCCGGCGTCGTCGGCGTCGCCATCGCCGCCTTCATCGCCAACAAGACCGGCCGGGCCGAGGACTTCTACCTGCCGGGGCTGTTCATCAACCTGGCCTACGCCGCGGCCTACGCGATCTCGATCCTCGTCGGCTACCCGCTGCTCGGCGTCCTCGTGGGCGCGGTCACCGGCGAGGGCATGGCCTGGCGCGAGGACCCGGTGAAGGTCAGGGCCTACTCGCGCGCGAGCTGGATCTGGGTCGGCCTGTTCCTCGCCCGGATCGCCGTCCAGGCGCCGCTGTACCTCGCGGGCGCGGTCGTCGTGCTCGGCGCCGCGCGCGTCGCGATGGGCCTGCCGCTGTTCGCCGTCGGGATCTGGCTGTCCTACCTCGTCCTGCGCAAGGCGCGCGTGCTCTAGCCCGTCGAGGGGGAGGACCCGGAGGCGTGGACCCCTTCGACGAGGCGCTGGCGCCCGGCGGCGCGCCCCACCCGCACACCGCCGGCCCCCTCGCCGCCGTGCGGGCGCGCGGCCTCGCCGCCGCCGCGGACGCCGTGCGCGAGGCGGCGGCAGCGCAGGGCATGGCCTTCCGCGTGGATGGCCGCGACGTCGCGTTCCACGTCGATCCCGTGCCGCGCGTGCTCGCGGCCGGCGAGTGGGCGGCGCTCGAGGCGGGGCTGGCCCAGCGCGTGCGCGCCCTCGAGGCCTTCGTCGCCGACGCCTACGGCGCGCGCCGCTGCGTCGCCGAGGGCGTCGTGCCCGCGCGCGTCATCGAGACCGCCGAGTTCTTCGAGCGGGCGGTCGGCGAGCTGCCCGACCACGGCACGCCGCGCATCGGCGTGGCCGGGCTCGACGTCGTGCGCACCGCCGACGGGACGCTCGAGGTCCTGGAGGACAACACGCGCGTGCCCAGCGGCCTGGCCTTCGCCCTGGGCATCCGCGCCGCGGTGCGCGGCGCGCTGGACGTCGCGCCCGAGGACGAGCCGCGCGGCCTCGACGACGCCGCGACGCTCCTGCGCGACGTCCTCGTCGCGGCGGCCCCGCCCGGCGCGCCCGACCCGCCGCGCATCGCGCTGCTCAGCGCCGGTCCGGAGGACTCCGCGTGGTGGGAGCACCGGACGCTCGCGCGGCTCGTCGACGTGCCGATCGTCCTGCCCGACGAGCTGCGCGTCGAGGACGGCCGGCTGCTGCGCTTCGACGGCGCGCGGCGTGCGCCGCTGGACGTCGTGTACCGCCGCACCGACGAGAACCGGCTCGACTCGCCGATCGGGCAGGTGCTGGCCGGGCCGCTGCGCGCCGGCACGCTCGGCGTCGTCAACGCGCCCGGCACGGGCGTGGCCGACGACAAGCTCGTGCACGCCTACGTCGACGACCTCGTGCGCCTCTACCTGGGCGAGGAGCCGCTCGTGCGCGGCGTGCGGACCTTCGACCCCGGCGACCCCGAGGGCCGCGCCGAGCTCCTGGACCGCCTCGAGGAGCTCGTCGTCAAGCCGCGCGGCGGCCACGGCGGCAAGGGCGTGGTGCTCTGCCCGCTGGCCACGCCCGACGAGCTCGAGCAGGCGCGCCGCGAGCTCGGCGCCCGGCCCGACGCCTACGTCGTCCAGGAGCTCGTGCAGCTCTCGACGCACCCGACGGTGGTGGGTGACGCGCTCGCGCCCCGCCACGTCGACCTGCGGCCCTTCGTGTTCTCCGGGACGGGCGGTAGCGTCCGGGCCATGCCTGGCGGCCTGACGCGCGTCGCCCTCCGCGAGGGCGAGATGGTCGTGAACTCCTCCCGCGAGGGCGGGGCGAAGGACACGTGGGTCCGCGCTCGGTGACGCGACGGCCGATCATCGGCGTCACGACCTCCGAGGTCCGCCGCAAGGAGCACACCGACCCGCTTCCGCAGAGCGACCCGCCCCAGAACGAGATGGCGCTCGGCATGACCTACGCGCGCGCCGTCGAGCGCGCGGGCGGCCTGCCGGTGGTCCTGCCGCCGCTGCCCAACGACGCGGTCGAGCCGCTGCTGCTGGGGCTCGACGGCATCTGCCTGTCGGGCGGCCCGGACATCGACCCCATCGCCTACCACGCCGACCCGCACCCGGAGCTCGGCGAGACCGAGCCGCAGCTCGACGTCTTCGAGCTCACCGTCGCCCGCACCGCCGACCGCCTCGGCCTCCCCGTGCTCGGGATCTGCCGCGGCGCCCAGGCGCTCAACGTCGCCCGCGGCGGGACGCTGCACCAGCACCTGCCCGACGTCGTCTCCGACGAGCTCGAGCACCGCCAGTCCGCGCCGGGACGCGAGCCGACGCACATGGTCCGCGTGGAGGACGACTCGCGGCTGGCCGAGATCATGGGCGCGGGCCGCGAGGCCGCCGTCAACTCCTTCCACCACCAGGGCGTCGACGTCCTGGGCGAGGGCCTGCGCGCCGTCGCGTGGGCGCCCGACGGCACCGTCGAGGGCATCGAGGACGACACCGTCGGCCACCTCTTCCTCGGCGTGCAGTGGCACGCCGAGACGCTCATCGAGCGCCCCGAGCACCTCGCCCTCTTCGAGGCGCTGGTCGCCGAGGCGGCGGCGCGGCGCGCGCGCTCGGCCGACGCCGAGCTCGACCCGGCCTAGCAACGACGACGGCCCCCGGTCTCCCCGGGGCCGCCGCCCGCTGCTCGGTGTCGGTTGCGGGCTAGCCGCAGACCCGCACGATGTCGCCGAAGACCGGCACCGCGAAGGCGTTGATGTTGCCGATGGCGGTGTCGATGTCCAGCCGCTTGTCGCCGCCGCAGTTCAGCGAGCCCGACGACTTCGTGTCGATCGACTGGTTCGTCGCGCAGAGGAACGAGGTCCGCGGGCCCGGGGTCCAGGCGATGCGCCGCAGGGCGGTCGCCGGCGACGAGTCGGTGCCCATGACCAGGTTGCCGATGCTCGGCGGGTACTTCACCGAGTTCATCACGAACGGGTCGTTCTGCGAGTCGATGTACATGTACAGGCGCGGGACGTTGCCGGCGCTGATGCTGGCGATCGGCTTGTAGGCGAACGTCGTGCCGTTCTGCGCGAAGTCCAGCGAGAGGTTGTGGAACCTCAGGTTGGTGATCGACACAGGCTGGCCGCCGGTCCCGAGGTCGATGTTCGCGTTCATCGTGATCATCGAGCTGATCGCCGAGCTGTTGCCTGAGGTGTCGAAGTCGTCGAAGTACATCGACACCTGCGGCACGTACGGGCGGTTGAACACGCCGGCCGCCGTCGAGTTCTGCGACGGCTGACCGCACTGGCCCGAGTAGTTGGGCAGCGGGTTGATCGCGTGCGCGGCGTCCATGCGGACACACGCCTGGTCGGTGGCGAGGCACGCCTCCATCCGCCGCGGGACGTTCGCCAGCGAGAAGTTCGCGCCGGGGATCGACCCGAGGTTCTGGGCGTTGAGCGTGATCGAGCCCATCGACCGCGGGAGGGCGGCCGTGCCGTTCTCGAAGTTCAGCCGGTTCGGCTGGCCCGAGCCCGACGGCGGGATCGTCACGCCGACCTTCGTGAGGAAGGACGGCTTGTTGAGCTGGCCGGTGACCGTGGCGTTCGGGCCGCTGTCGTTCGGCAGGGACGCGTTCAGGTCGATCGGCTTCGTGCCGCCGTTGAGCGTGTCCTCCTGGCCGATCTCGAGCGAGATCGGGTCGAGCTTCATCGCCAGCGCCTTCACGTTGGTCAGCTTCACGCCGACATTCAGCGACGCGCCGTCGATGTACTGGAACCGGTCGTTGCCGCCCGAGGCCGGCAGCGTGCCGTCACCGGCGGCGAGCCGCAGCTCGTTGATCCGCGGGCCGCCCGTCGTCTCCTGCGAGCCGGTGATGCCCAGCTGCGCCAGCGGGAACGTCGGGTAGGTCTCCGTGTCGGGCAGCGCGACCGTGAACGCGGCCGGGACGCCCTTGATGTCCGCCTGCAACTTGCTCGCGCCCTCGAGGAGCTCGATGCCGTCGGCGTTGATCGCGATCTGGTTGATCGCCGAGGAGGCCTGCCAGGTCAGGCGGCTGCCGCCGCCCTGGGCCGGCGTGCCGTCCTCGAGACCGAGGTGCAGCACGGACGGGAGGGCGTCGATCGTCGCGTCGAGGTCCGTGTTGGTCCCCGTCGGGTTGCCGTCGTCGTCCTTGTTGGCGGTCGTCGCGTCGATCACGAGCTTGCGCCCGCCGGTCAGCTGCGCGTCGAGCGAGATCGGCTCGAGGTTCAGCCCCAGCGACTTGACGCCCGAGAGGCGCGCCCTGATGTCGGTGTCGTTCGCCGTGTTGACGAAGCCCAGCGTGTCGTCGCCCGTGGCGACGTTCGTGGCCGAGTCGTACGTGTCGGCGGGGAGCGTCGCCGAGCCGCTGGCGGCGGCGAGGCGCAGCTGGCCGATCGGCGTGAGGGTGCCGTTGCCGTCCTTGGCCTCGATGACCGCGAGCTGGCCGGTGTCCGGCAGCGTGATCGACAGGTCCTGCGGGAGCTTCTCGATCTGCGCCTTGACGTTCGAGGCACCCTCGAGCAGCTCGAGCCCGTTGGTCTCGAGCGACACGAGGTCGATCGGGGCGCTGCCGACGACCTTCAGCTTGGAGCCGTTGGGCTCCCCGTTGGTCTCGTGGTCCTCCAGGCCGATCTGGACGTCGGCCGGGAGCTTGTCGATCGTCGCCTTCAGCGACAGGTCGGGACCGCGCTCGCCCGTCTGCTCGTCGAGCGAGCCGCGGAGCTTGGCGTCGACGTCGAAGACGCGGTTGCCCTCGGTCTTGGCGACCAGGGACACCGGCTCGAGGTTCACCGCGAGCTCGCGCAGCTTGTAGACGCGCAGCGCCATGGCCAGCTCCTCGGACTCCTCCGGCTCACCGGCCTCGAGCTGCGAGTTGACGATCGCGCCCATCTGGCCGGCCGGGATGACCGGGTACTCGCGGTTGGCGGAGTGCGCCTTGACGTCGATCTGGTCGATCGGCTGGTCGGCGACCAGGTTGATCGAGCTCAGGTCGGCCTCCTCACCCTCCTCCGGGACCGTGTTGCCCAGGCCGAGGGTGAAGTGGTCCGGCACGCCGTGCAGGTCGACCTGGAACGCGGTGGCGCCCAGGAAGAGCGGCTCGTCGGCCGAGACGTCGGCGAAGATCTGGCCGATCCCGGACGAGCCGGTGTACTCGACCTGCCCGGCCTCGAGGTCGAACTTCAGGTCCAGCGTCTCCGGCAGGTCGAGGATCTGCGCGTCGGCGTTGAACCCGTCGCTCTTGACGTCGGCGAAGAACGGCCCGCCGGCGGTCTTGGTCTTGAGGTTGATGGCCTCCGAGAAGTCCGCCTCGAGGTACTCGAGGTCGCGGATGCGGATGCCGAGGCGGAACGGGTCGCCCGTCTTGGTGTGCAGGAGCGCACCCTGGGCGCCGGCCGCCGGGTAGGCGAACTGGCCGGGCGTGTCGGACGCCGCGAGCTCGATCAGGCCGACCGGGTCAGCGGGGCCGTCCGGGTCGGTCGGGTTGATCGCCTTCACGACGGCCTTGCCGGCGGTCTGGCCGAAGGAGATCTCCACGTCGGACGGGAGGTCCTCGATGTGGCCCTGGATCGCCGAGCCCGACCCGAAGATCGGCTCCTCGGTGCTCGCCGAGAGGTCGAACGTGCCGATGCCCTGCGGGTCGCCGTTGCCGTCGCGGCCCTTGAACCGCAGGACGCCCGGCTCGTCGGCGTTCTCCTCGTTGAGCTCCAGGCCCAGCTCGGCGTCGGCCGGCAGGTCCTGGATGTCGGCGAACGCCTTCAGCGTGTCCGAGATGTCGATGTCGGCGCCGAAGCGGCTCGACGCGGCGCGCTTGATCTTCAGACCCAGCGCGGTGTCGAAGTCGACGGCCAGGTTGCGCAGGCCCTCGACCACGGCGGAGATGACGAACTCGTCGTCGTTGTCGTGGTAGACGACGCCCTGGGCCGGCGGCAGCTGCGAGTGCACGCCGTCGGTGGCCTGGAGCGTCAGCTTGTCGAGCTGCGTGCCGTCGGGCAGCGAGACCTCCGCGCCACCGGCCGAGGTGTCGAACCCGACGGTGATCTTCGCCGGGACGCCCTCGAGGGTGCCCTTGAGGAACTTCGCGCGCCCGAAGAGCGGCTCGTCGGAGGTCGCCTCGAAGTCGATCTTGTCGACCGCGGCGCCGTTGCCGTCGGCGTCCTTGCCCTCGTAGGTGAAGGCGCCGTTGGCGAGGTCGAAGCCGAGCGCCGTCTGGGCCGGCAGGTCCTCGATGCGCGCCTGCGCGTCGAGGCTGTCGGACTCCAGGTCGACGCTGAACGGCGTCTGGCGGAGCTTGGCGTCGATGCCGATGTCCTCACCGCCGAGGCCGAAGCTCACGGCCTGGAGGTCGTACAGGCGGGCGGCGAGCACGAACGGCTGGCCCGTCTTGTCGTGGTAGACGGCGCCCTGCTCGTTGGCCGGGACGCTCGGGACCGGGTCGCCCTCCGGGATGTCGGTGGCGACGAGGTCGAGCTCCTCGATCGGCGAGCTGGCCGACACGTCCGCCGACGGGGCCTCCGGGTCGATCGTCAGGTCGACGTTCGCGGCGAGCTTCTTGATCGTCGCATCGAGGCGCGTGGCGCGGCCGAAGAAGGCCTGGCCGCCGACGCCGCGGATCGCGAGCTTCAGCTCGTCCATGCCCTGGCCGTGGCCGTCGTAGTGGAAGGCCCCGCCGTCCGGGTCGAACGACGCGTTGAGGTGCGACGGCAGGTCGCGGAGCTCGAGCTTGGCGTTGAGCTCCGGCGTGTCGGCCGTGACGGTGAACGGGCCGCCCGCGGTCTGGGTCTCCAGGCCGATCGAGTCGCCGAGGTTCGCGACGACCTTCTGCAGGTCACGGACGCGCGCGGCGATCGTGTAGGTGGAGGGCGTGTCGCGGTAGGTCGCGCCCTGCTCGTCGTTGGCCGGCAGCTCGTCGTTGATGTCCGCGATGTCGTGGTCGGCCGCGACCAGCTCGACCGAGCCGATCGCCGGGTTGGCCTCGAGGGCCGCGCCGGAGCCGGTCTGGGCGAACGTCAGGTTCGTCTGGGACGGCAGGTCGCGGATGCGCGCGGCGACGTCGGTCGCGCGGCCGAAGAGCGGCTCGTCGGCGTCGGCCGCGATCGTCAGCAGGCCGATGTCGTCGGCCGGGCTGTCGTCGGCCTTGCGGCCGTCGATGGCGATCGTGCCGGCGTCGAGGTCGAGCTCGGCCTTGAGCTTCGCCGGCAGGTCCTCGACCCGCGCGTTGGCGCGCAGGTCGTCGGTCTGGGCGCGCAGGCCGAACGGGCCGCCCTGCGTGATCGTGTCGACCTTGATCGTGTCGTTGAAGCGGGCGGCGACCTTCTTGAAGTCGCGCACGCGGGCCCCGATGGCGAACTCGCCGCCGGTCAGGTCCACGTACTTGGCGCCCTGCTCGTCGCCGGCCGGCAGGTCGTCGGCCTGCAGCGGGTGGTTGGCCGCCACGAGCTCGACGAGGTCGACGGGCTCGCTGGCCTCGAGGTTCGCGCCGCTGCCGTCCTGCGCGAGGTCGAGCATGAGGTCCGACGAGATGCCGCGGACGTCGGCGTGGATGTCCGAGGCGCGGCCGAACAGCGACTGGCCGCTGTGGACGTCGGCCGTCAGGCGGCTGATGCCCTGCGGGTTGTCGTCGGCGTCGCGGCCCTTGACCGTGACCTTGCCGGCGTCCAGGTCGAGCGCCGCCTGGAACTTGGCGGGCAGGTCCTCGATGCGGGCGATGCCGTCGACGTCGTCGGTGGCGACGCGGACGCCGAACGGGCCGCCCTCGGTCTCCGTCGCCACCTGGACGACCTGGCCGAACGCGGCGTTGACGCTCTTGAGCTTGCGCACGCGGGCGCCGACGACGAAGTCCTCACCGGTCTTGTCGAGGAACTTCGCGCCCTGCTCGTCGTTGACGGGCAGGTCGGTCGCGAGGTCGAGCGGCCGGCTGGCGGCGGCGACCTCGATGAGGCCGACGGGCTCGTTGGCCGTCAGGGCGACGCCGTCGCCACCCTGGGCGAGGTCGACGACCAGGTTGGCCGGGATGTCCTTGACCAGCGCGTGGACGTGCTTGGCGCGGCCGAAGAGCGCGGACGACGCGTTGAACTCCGCGGCGACCGTCCCGATCGACTGGCCGTGGCCGTCGACGCTGAGGCGGAAGTCCTCGGTGTCGAGGGTCGCGTCGAGCTTCGCGGGCAGGTCCTCGATGCGGGCGAGGCCCTCGATGGCGTCCGTGTCGACGCGCACGCCGAACGGCCCGCCCTCGGTCTCGGTCGAGACCGAGATCGGGGCGCTGAAGTCCGCGGCCACCTTCTTGAACTGGCGGACGCGGGCGCCGACGACGAAGTCGCTGCCGCGGTCGATGTACTTGGCGCCCTGCTCGCCGTTGGCGGGCAGGTCGGTCGCGAAGTCGACCGGGCGGTTGGCGGCGCCGACCTCGATCGAGCCGACCGGCTCGTTGGCGGTCAGGGCGAGGCCCTCACCGTCCTGGGCCAGGTCGAGCGCGAGGTCGGACGGGATCTGCTTGATGTCGGCCCGGACGTGCGTGGCGCGACCGAAGAGGGCGTCGTCGCTGTCGGCGTCGAGCGTCAGGCGGTTGATGCCCTGCGGCGAGCCGTCGGCGGCCTTGCCGTCGATCGACACCTTGCCGGCGTCGAGGTCGACCGAGGCGGTGAACCTCGCCGGCAGGTCCTCGATGCGGCCGACGGCGCGCAGGTCGTCGGTCGTGGCGCGGATGCCGAACGGACCGCCGGCGGTCTCGGCCGAGACGGTGAGCGGCTGGGACAGGGTCGCGCTGAGCGCCTTGAGCTTGCGCACGCGGGCGCCGACGACGAAGTCGCCGTTCGCCAGGTCCGTGTACTTGGCGCCCTGCTCGCCGCCGGCGGGCAGGTCGTCGGCCTGGGCGGGGCGGTTGGCGGCGACGAGCTCGATGAGGTCGATCGGGTTGCTCGCGTTGACCGCGAGGCCCTCGCCGCCCTGCTCGAGGTCGAGCGCCAGGGACGCCGGGATGCCCTCGACGTTGGCGTTGACGCGGTCGGCGCGGCCGACGAGCGCGCCGTTCAGCGAGCGCGCGTCGAGCGTGAGCTTCGCGATGCCCTTGGGCTGGCCCGCCGCGTCCTTGCCCTCGAAGGTCAGGCGCGCGTCGTCCTGGTCGAAGCCCAGGGTCGTGTCGGCCGGCAGGTCGAGGACGTTGCCGGTGGCCTCGAGGTCGTCGGTGCGGGCGTCGACGCTGAAGGGGCCCCCGGCCGTCTTGGCCTCGAGCGACAGCGCGTCGGCCGTGGCGACGGAGAGCTTCTTGAGCTGGTTGATGCGCGCGGCCAGCCGGAACTCGCCGTTGCTGACGTCGCGGTACACGACGCCCTGGCCGGTGCCGGCGGGCAGGCCCTCGGCGCCGTTGGAGGCGACGAGCTCGACCTTGCCGATCGCGCCGCCGCCGTTGACGACGACGCCCGTGCGGCCGCTGCTCGTGTCGAGCGCGGCGTTCAGCGTGGCCGGGATGCCCTCGATCGTGCCGCGCAGCTTCGTGGCGCGCGCGAAGAACGGGGTCGTGCTGTCCCCGGCGACGGTGATCTTGCTGATGCCGGAGCCGTAGCCGTTGTAGTCCAGGACGCGGCCCTCGGGGTCGATCCCGATGTCGAACTGCGACGGGAGGTCGGTGACCTTGGCCTCGAGCGTCTGGCCGGGCTGGACCAGGCGGGCGCGCAGCGGGCCGGCGGCGAGCTTCGCCGAGACGGCGATCGCGTCACCGGCGGTGAAGGTCGCGCGCTCGACGCCGTTGAGCTGCGCCGAGACCGAGTCGAGCGTCCCGTCGTCGTCGAGGAGGACGTAGGTCGGGTCCGTGAGGAACTTCGGCTCGCCGTTGGCGATGCCGATCTTCGTGCGGCCGACCGGGCCGCCGGTCGTGCTGACCGAGCCGCCGCCGCCCGACTGCTGGGCGCGCAGGCCGGTCGGGACGTCGTCGAGCTCGAGCAGGACCTTCTGCAGGAGCGCCTGGGTCGGGCCCTGGGCGCCGCGGCGCTCGATCGTGCCGCGCAGCTTCGCGACGCGGGCGGCGGCGGCGTACGTGACGTCGAGCTGGCCCGAGGTCTTGGCGGCCAGGGACAGCGACGAGGGCATGTCCTGGACGTCGACGTTGAAGCGGTCCTCGGAGGTGGCCGCGACGATGCGGCCCGAGATCGTGGTCTGGCCCGGGCGGTTCGTCGTCAGCGCGGCCTTGACCTCGTCGCCGACGGCGGCGGTGATCGTGGCGGTGTCGGGCGACTTGCGGTAGTCGACCTTGACCTCGGCGGGGTTGATCCGCTGGGTCACGCTGCCGTCGAAGATCGACCCGATGAGCGCGATGCGCTCGCCGCGGGTCGTCTGCGAGAGGTTGAAGCGGAACTCCGGCTTGGGCTTGAGGACCGTGTCGATCGGCGTGGCGAAGGTGAAGCGGCCGGGGGCGCGGTCGTCGCGGGCGTCGTAGCCGAAGGCGAGGAACTGGCGGCCGAGCAGCGAGCCGGTCGGGTCGCGCAGGACGGCCTCGACGGAGACGGGGAGCTGGGCGGTCTCGCCGGGGAAGCGCTCGACGACCAGGCCGACCGTGTTGAGGCTCGTGAGGGTCAGCGTGCCGATCATGTCGGCGGCCGAGTCCTCGTCGACGTTGAGGAGGGTGGGCACGCCGAGCGTCGCGATCTGCGAGCGCTCGAGCATCGTGCCGTCGGCCTTCTTGAACTTCGTCACGAACCGGTACTCGAGGACCTGCGCGTTGCAGGCGAGGCTCGTGATGCCGTCGGTGATCGGGTTGAGGCCGAGGGTCGCGGCGAGCTGGGTGACCTCGGTGAGCGGCTTGCAGGTCACGCCCTGCAGGACCGTGCCGAGGCCGACCTTGCCGCCGAGGAGCTGCTCG
The DNA window shown above is from Conexibacter sp. SYSU D00693 and carries:
- a CDS encoding gamma-glutamyl-gamma-aminobutyrate hydrolase family protein translates to MTRRPIIGVTTSEVRRKEHTDPLPQSDPPQNEMALGMTYARAVERAGGLPVVLPPLPNDAVEPLLLGLDGICLSGGPDIDPIAYHADPHPELGETEPQLDVFELTVARTADRLGLPVLGICRGAQALNVARGGTLHQHLPDVVSDELEHRQSAPGREPTHMVRVEDDSRLAEIMGAGREAAVNSFHHQGVDVLGEGLRAVAWAPDGTVEGIEDDTVGHLFLGVQWHAETLIERPEHLALFEALVAEAAARRARSADAELDPA
- a CDS encoding circularly permuted type 2 ATP-grasp protein — its product is MDPFDEALAPGGAPHPHTAGPLAAVRARGLAAAADAVREAAAAQGMAFRVDGRDVAFHVDPVPRVLAAGEWAALEAGLAQRVRALEAFVADAYGARRCVAEGVVPARVIETAEFFERAVGELPDHGTPRIGVAGLDVVRTADGTLEVLEDNTRVPSGLAFALGIRAAVRGALDVAPEDEPRGLDDAATLLRDVLVAAAPPGAPDPPRIALLSAGPEDSAWWEHRTLARLVDVPIVLPDELRVEDGRLLRFDGARRAPLDVVYRRTDENRLDSPIGQVLAGPLRAGTLGVVNAPGTGVADDKLVHAYVDDLVRLYLGEEPLVRGVRTFDPGDPEGRAELLDRLEELVVKPRGGHGGKGVVLCPLATPDELEQARRELGARPDAYVVQELVQLSTHPTVVGDALAPRHVDLRPFVFSGTGGSVRAMPGGLTRVALREGEMVVNSSREGGAKDTWVRAR
- a CDS encoding DUF3159 domain-containing protein codes for the protein MSDAASQPAEPDTGPRPEGAVALAEALGGRLGILESSLPAGAFAIAYAISGSDLELSALIAVAVGACLTIARLLRRETLQFALAGVVGVAIAAFIANKTGRAEDFYLPGLFINLAYAAAYAISILVGYPLLGVLVGAVTGEGMAWREDPVKVRAYSRASWIWVGLFLARIAVQAPLYLAGAVVVLGAARVAMGLPLFAVGIWLSYLVLRKARVL